One stretch of Glycine soja cultivar W05 chromosome 7, ASM419377v2, whole genome shotgun sequence DNA includes these proteins:
- the LOC114418993 gene encoding uncharacterized protein LOC114418993 isoform X1, with amino-acid sequence MAENLDDGEFWLPPQFLADDDVVVFPTPFEAKFPPLSDDAVLFPYGSPVDSTVGGSSETESDEEEQLVAELTRHLTRSSLQPDTESVGRFVSGSPQSTLCAFGSGCSCGKGSSQGSPDGVCKLSSAKTTWDLLHAAAGEVERMRLKQEGYALNHHNGNFVPQRKPSPVTTLPSKNTTANPNPDVGGFYTQQQSLSHQQLQIAQFQLLRQQQLAKQQNSVWNVQKQCDGVYSQRQQQSNQMVPNRGRNIDVNGRNIRPLGLSASAWPTLQHAKQQNQQYGSGMRAVFLGNPSGRRECAGTGVFLPRRVDIPESRKKPACSTVLVPTRVAQALNLNLDDMIVGQPQHLQRFNACPNIENGAAVSRLRGNYVLSQQKRNLNKPQPAGYHEIRLPQEWTY; translated from the exons ATGGCTGAGAATTTGGACGACGGCGAGTTCTGGCTGCCGCCGCAGTTCCTCGCCGACGACGACGTCGTCGTATTTCCGACACCCTTTGAAGCAAAGTTTCCGCCTTTGTCCGACGACGCCGTTTTGTTCCCGTACGGTTCTCCCGTTGATTCCACCGTTGGTGGCTCCAGCGAGACCGAGAGCGACGAGGAAGAGCAACTCGTTGCCGAGTTAACTCGCCACTTAACTCGCTCCTCTCTTCAACCTGACACCGAGTCTGTG GGTCGGTTTGTGTCTGGTTCTCCTCAATCCACGCTTTGCGCGTTTGGAAGTGGGTGTAGTTGCGGCAAAGGGTCGAGCCAGGGTAGCCCAGATGGTGTTTGCAAGTTGTCCTCTGCGAAGACCACTTGGGATCTGCTGCATGCGGCTGCAGGGGAAGTTGAGAGGATGAGGTTGAAGCAAGAAGGTTATGCTCTCAACCATCACAATGGAAACTTTGTTCCCCAAAGAAAACCCTCTCCAGTCACCACTTTACCCTCCAAAAACACCACCGCAAATCCAAACCCTGATGTGGGTGGTTTCTACACCCAACAACAATCACTCTCTCACCAGCAATTGCAGATAGCACAA tttcagTTGTTGAGGCAGCAACAGCTGGCAAAGCAGCAGAACTCGGTCTGGAATGTGCAGAAGCAATGTGATGGGGTTTACTCTCAGAGGCAGCAACAAAGCAACCAAATGGTTCCCAATAGAGGGAGGAACATTGATGTTAATGGAAGAAACATTAGACCTTTGGGTTTGTCTGCATCTGCATGGCCTACTCTGCAGCACGCGAAGCAGCAGAACCAGCAATATGGCTCTGGCATGAGAGCTGTGTTTCTCGGAAACCCTTCTGGGAGAAGGGAATGTGCTGGCACTGGCGTATTCCTTCCTCGGCGAGTTGATATCCCAGAGTCACGAAAGAAGCCAG CGTGTTCAACAGTGCTGGTTCCAACTAGAGTGGCGCAGGCCCTAAATCTGAATCTCGATGATATGATAGTTGGTCAGCCGCAACACTTGCAACGATTTAATGCTTGTCCCAACATTGAAaatg GTGCAGCTGTTTCCAGGCTGAGGGGTAATTATGTCCTTTCTCAACAGAAGCGCAACCTCAACAAGCCTCAGCCAGCAGGGTACCATGAGATTAGGTTGCCACAGGAGTGGACATATTGA
- the LOC114418993 gene encoding uncharacterized protein LOC114418993 isoform X2, translating to MAENLDDGEFWLPPQFLADDDVVVFPTPFEAKFPPLSDDAVLFPYGSPVDSTVGGSSETESDEEEQLVAELTRHLTRSSLQPDTESVGRFVSGSPQSTLCAFGSGCSCGKGSSQGSPDGVCKLSSAKTTWDLLHAAAGEVERMRLKQEGYALNHHNGNFVPQRKPSPVTTLPSKNTTANPNPDVGGFYTQQQSLSHQQLQIAQLLRQQQLAKQQNSVWNVQKQCDGVYSQRQQQSNQMVPNRGRNIDVNGRNIRPLGLSASAWPTLQHAKQQNQQYGSGMRAVFLGNPSGRRECAGTGVFLPRRVDIPESRKKPACSTVLVPTRVAQALNLNLDDMIVGQPQHLQRFNACPNIENGAAVSRLRGNYVLSQQKRNLNKPQPAGYHEIRLPQEWTY from the exons ATGGCTGAGAATTTGGACGACGGCGAGTTCTGGCTGCCGCCGCAGTTCCTCGCCGACGACGACGTCGTCGTATTTCCGACACCCTTTGAAGCAAAGTTTCCGCCTTTGTCCGACGACGCCGTTTTGTTCCCGTACGGTTCTCCCGTTGATTCCACCGTTGGTGGCTCCAGCGAGACCGAGAGCGACGAGGAAGAGCAACTCGTTGCCGAGTTAACTCGCCACTTAACTCGCTCCTCTCTTCAACCTGACACCGAGTCTGTG GGTCGGTTTGTGTCTGGTTCTCCTCAATCCACGCTTTGCGCGTTTGGAAGTGGGTGTAGTTGCGGCAAAGGGTCGAGCCAGGGTAGCCCAGATGGTGTTTGCAAGTTGTCCTCTGCGAAGACCACTTGGGATCTGCTGCATGCGGCTGCAGGGGAAGTTGAGAGGATGAGGTTGAAGCAAGAAGGTTATGCTCTCAACCATCACAATGGAAACTTTGTTCCCCAAAGAAAACCCTCTCCAGTCACCACTTTACCCTCCAAAAACACCACCGCAAATCCAAACCCTGATGTGGGTGGTTTCTACACCCAACAACAATCACTCTCTCACCAGCAATTGCAGATAGCACAA TTGTTGAGGCAGCAACAGCTGGCAAAGCAGCAGAACTCGGTCTGGAATGTGCAGAAGCAATGTGATGGGGTTTACTCTCAGAGGCAGCAACAAAGCAACCAAATGGTTCCCAATAGAGGGAGGAACATTGATGTTAATGGAAGAAACATTAGACCTTTGGGTTTGTCTGCATCTGCATGGCCTACTCTGCAGCACGCGAAGCAGCAGAACCAGCAATATGGCTCTGGCATGAGAGCTGTGTTTCTCGGAAACCCTTCTGGGAGAAGGGAATGTGCTGGCACTGGCGTATTCCTTCCTCGGCGAGTTGATATCCCAGAGTCACGAAAGAAGCCAG CGTGTTCAACAGTGCTGGTTCCAACTAGAGTGGCGCAGGCCCTAAATCTGAATCTCGATGATATGATAGTTGGTCAGCCGCAACACTTGCAACGATTTAATGCTTGTCCCAACATTGAAaatg GTGCAGCTGTTTCCAGGCTGAGGGGTAATTATGTCCTTTCTCAACAGAAGCGCAACCTCAACAAGCCTCAGCCAGCAGGGTACCATGAGATTAGGTTGCCACAGGAGTGGACATATTGA